One part of the Lotus japonicus ecotype B-129 chromosome 2, LjGifu_v1.2 genome encodes these proteins:
- the LOC130741438 gene encoding uncharacterized protein LOC130741438 isoform X2, with amino-acid sequence MPRGDSDSDSDSKRRHCRSFHREPSPKRYRRRDGKRERDRVTTSSANDGDHRHHRRHVHEVDRSSGQRKTGERGWWKDLRNQHNERAETSQGREQRDEKSQEKPDDTTSQRRDGVSERKVDPLPTSRKRPAFREKKIPVDSADANPAATATTKSSQVEHPPVRNERKEERSNKPHLLDRPERQLADDRAPPNKVEARKHGFSSSGRYRGNGGNDNYRGRDKFNGRQGYSPSKTRFDKWKHDLYQEVNKDRAVQNEDDRIAKLEALLAP; translated from the exons ATGCCTCGTGGTGATTccgattctgattctgattcaaagCGACGCCATTGTAGGAGCTTCCACCGAGAACCCAG tcCCAAGAGATATAGAAGAAGAGATGGAAAACGAGAAAGAGACAGAGTCACAACCAGTTCTGCTAATGATGGAGACCACAGACACCACCGTCGCCACGTGCACGAG GTTGATAGAAGCTCTGGTCAAAGGAAAACTGGTG AGCGTGGATGGTGGAAGGACTTGAGGAATCAACATAATGAAAGGGCAGAGACAAGTCAAGGTAGAGAGCAGAGAGATGAGAAATCACAAGAGAAACCAGATGATACTACTTCCCAGAGAAGAGATGGTGTTTCTGAAAGAAAAGTTGATCCACTTCCTACCTCGAGGAAAAGACCTGCATTCAGAGAGAAGAAGATTCCAGTGGATTCAGCAGATGCTAATCCCGCTGCAACAGCGACAACAAAGTCAAGCCAGGTTGAACACCCTCCAGTCAGGAATGAAAGGAAGGAGGAAAGAAGCAACAAGCCACACCTTTTGGATAGACCTGAGAGGCAACTTGCAGATGACAGAGCACCACCCAACAAGGTTGAAGCTAGGAAACATGGTTTTTCATCAAGTGGAAGGTATAGAGGCAATGGTGGCAATGACAATTACAGGGGAAGGGATAAATTTAATGGAAGACAAGGCTATAGTCCTAGCAAGACTCGATTTGATAAGTGGAAACATGATTTGTATCAAGAGGTTAATAAGGATCGTGCTGTGCAAAATGAGGATGACCGGATTGCAAAGCTGGAAGCACTTTTAGCTCCATAA
- the LOC130741438 gene encoding uncharacterized protein LOC130741438 isoform X1: protein MPRGDSDSDSDSKRRHCRSFHREPSPKRYRRRDGKRERDRVTTSSANDGDHRHHRRHVHEHDERGSAAQVDRSSGQRKTGERGWWKDLRNQHNERAETSQGREQRDEKSQEKPDDTTSQRRDGVSERKVDPLPTSRKRPAFREKKIPVDSADANPAATATTKSSQVEHPPVRNERKEERSNKPHLLDRPERQLADDRAPPNKVEARKHGFSSSGRYRGNGGNDNYRGRDKFNGRQGYSPSKTRFDKWKHDLYQEVNKDRAVQNEDDRIAKLEALLAP from the exons ATGCCTCGTGGTGATTccgattctgattctgattcaaagCGACGCCATTGTAGGAGCTTCCACCGAGAACCCAG tcCCAAGAGATATAGAAGAAGAGATGGAAAACGAGAAAGAGACAGAGTCACAACCAGTTCTGCTAATGATGGAGACCACAGACACCACCGTCGCCACGTGCACGAG CATGATGAACGAGGTAGTGCTGCCCAGGTTGATAGAAGCTCTGGTCAAAGGAAAACTGGTG AGCGTGGATGGTGGAAGGACTTGAGGAATCAACATAATGAAAGGGCAGAGACAAGTCAAGGTAGAGAGCAGAGAGATGAGAAATCACAAGAGAAACCAGATGATACTACTTCCCAGAGAAGAGATGGTGTTTCTGAAAGAAAAGTTGATCCACTTCCTACCTCGAGGAAAAGACCTGCATTCAGAGAGAAGAAGATTCCAGTGGATTCAGCAGATGCTAATCCCGCTGCAACAGCGACAACAAAGTCAAGCCAGGTTGAACACCCTCCAGTCAGGAATGAAAGGAAGGAGGAAAGAAGCAACAAGCCACACCTTTTGGATAGACCTGAGAGGCAACTTGCAGATGACAGAGCACCACCCAACAAGGTTGAAGCTAGGAAACATGGTTTTTCATCAAGTGGAAGGTATAGAGGCAATGGTGGCAATGACAATTACAGGGGAAGGGATAAATTTAATGGAAGACAAGGCTATAGTCCTAGCAAGACTCGATTTGATAAGTGGAAACATGATTTGTATCAAGAGGTTAATAAGGATCGTGCTGTGCAAAATGAGGATGACCGGATTGCAAAGCTGGAAGCACTTTTAGCTCCATAA